AAGTCAACTAGAGCTTGATTTATGCTTCTGATAGACGCTCTGGTCTCAATAAATTCTGCTGACATCTTAACATGCATGGACGTAGCAGAATCTTCCAACTCAGTCAATCGCCGCTCGAAACGATGCTCCAAGGGTGATGGGCGGCGGGAAGGATTGAGTCCAAAGTAGACTCTAGGACCCGTACGCATAGGAGAACTGGTGCTAGAGCTGGATCTATTGAGATCACCAGGACGGGTGCCAGAAACGTCAGGAGATGCATGTGCAGGAGGTGTGTGCTGGACAGAGGGAGGTGAATGTGCGGAAAGTATGTGCTGGACTGAGGGAGACTCCAGAGGGTGCTCGCTACATATGACTGTCTGACCCTGCCTCCAGAGCTCGAGTACCCGAGTGGTGACCGCATCGGGCGCAGAATCAACAAAATCCCCGGTCGTATAATACGTTGAAACGAGCTCCTCGGGAGTAGGAGTCAAACATCCAAGACAATcctacatttaattaataacgtatcatattaattaaaaagtaagtacacatttattatatcaaatcaaTTCATATTACTTACATCTATAGCAGAATCACCAAAGGCTGCAGTGACATCAACATCAGTTGGGGCACGGTTTGACGGCCACGTGTTAGTCACCCATTGAAACATCCTGGGCAACATCAAACCGTCCACATCTCTTTTCCTTGCAAACTTTTGTGCCACGCTCGGATAATATTCATAAGCGATGATCTGTAACATAAATTTAGAACAATGTTATAAGTAGAaataaagataacaaatccagttttaacattcaaaaattaatatacCTGCAGAGGCAGCACAAAACCACCGACAAGGAAGCTGCCATCAACTTCTTTCCGACCCTGTGCCTCGGTGAGGTAATTATATCGCCCTAAAAGGCCCTTCTTCAAACATCGGACCGCATCACGAAAGGCTACTCTACCCCACGGATAGCTGTTAAACCTATCCAAATCATCTATgagcctcaagtatttaggGTCGATCTTATTCGTTTTTTTCCTAGTCCCCTCACCGAACACAAAACAACAGAAGTAAAGACTAGTCATCTTTAACTTCTCCACGTCTACACCAGTCTCATTCTGCAGTTGAACACTCATCTTTGCATCCAATTCACTCAAAACAATCTCAGACTTACCGCCAAAGTGTCTGGAGCCAAAGACACCTCCCTCTGGTACATCTACAGGCTCTGTACCGCAATCGAGGCCGGTTATTAAACAATACTCTAACAAAGAAAATCTAACCGGCCTCTTGCGCACCACCATCCAAAACTCATAACTACCCGTGTCAACTATCTGATTACTCACCAAATACCACATAATTTGACTAGAAATATTTATATCTCTATGATACCCAACCAAATTACCAAAAGGAGACTGCTCCAAAAAAAGGGCTCTCTCGTCGTTGTTGAGGTAGTGAACAATCTTCTCCGAAACCTCTTTATATCTTGATTCGAGTGTCAGCTTGCAGCGAAAAATTGCATCCCTGCATAGTTTTCTCGACAAATATACCTGTCACAAATACAAATATATTAGAATAAAAATTAATGTTACATTGAACCAGCAAGCGTTGGTCGACCAACCCACGCTTGGTCGACCAAGAGAAGAAGTGTGTTGGTCGACCAAGCGTGGGTTGGTCGACCAAACCACGCTTGGTCGACCATAGCTTCTTCCTCTACCAAAGCTTCTTGGTCGACAAACCCACGATTGGTCGACCAACCAATGCTTGGTCGACCAAACATTGGTCGACAAACACACGATTGGTCGACCGCTGTTCGGTGGACAAAGTGTGGGTTGGTCGACCACGCTTTGTCGACCAAGTGGTGATCACCAAACCACGCTTGGTCGACCAAGCGCAACAACACACGCACCCTTTCTTCCTCAACACGACGATTCCacaatttcttcctcaacacacGCACGAACAATGAAATGACAGAATAAAAGTGAACATACCATATTTTGGTCGGCCATTTCTCGGATGCCTTGCAAAGAAAAATGTTGAAGAAGGGTTTCGTCGATTCAGCTGCGCGGATTAAGTCGACGAGAAAACGAGGGCAAGAGAGTCGAAGCAAGTGCGTAGGGTTTACAGTGAAGTGAAGAAGTTTAGGAGAGTGAAAATGATTAatcaattttaaacttaaaatacAAGGATATTTACGTAAATTATCGTCCGgatcttttttttaaataagccACCAATGACTCCTTTTCCCTAAATTTCCCCAAACTTTGATCTCTACTTCGTTGATAAGTATTTGATTTGTGGGGTTAAATTGAATTGACACCGTCTTTCGATTTTGCCCGCTAACGCTTACTAAAACCCTACTCGCACTTCCCGGAAGAATGTTCAAGAAGTAAGAGCTAAATTATTTGTATTCGATTGAATCTACTGGGATTTTGTTTTATTCCACTCGATTGTTTAGAAAAACTAGATCAACGCATTGAATATCCGATTTTTAGTTGTGTTTAATCTCACACTCCGGGCGGTTTTCCCTGTGATCCTATATGTACAAATTTTGATTGGTGGGTTGAATGATATATGTTGtttcctttctttctttctttctttctttctgggGAATTGGAGTCCTGCTGTTAATggggaatttttatttttcatcacGTTCTCTACTGAAACCAAATAGGTTGGATCAAAAACAGAAAGAAAAAAGGGAAAGATGCCAATTTGGTGAAGAAGAAGGACTTAGAATGGTCCTAATTTGCAATTAGGCTACATAAGACATTGCAATATGAACTTCTGTGGTAATTATTTTATGAAGATTCTTTGCTTCAGCTTAAAGGCTGGAAATTATATGTCAAATTGCCATTTATTATTTGCTAGCTGTTCATGTTTATCATAAAGTATAATTCTTTACCTGGTccatttgttttttattttgtttgatcAGTAAAATTGAAGATTATGGTGCAACAATGTCGTCTAAGCAACTACGTCCACTAAAAAATGTCATTGGGTGGTAAATTATAATCTTGCATGCctctaaaatcataaaaaaaatgtcaTTGGGTGGTAAATTATAATCTTGCATGCCTCTAAAATCATACAACTTGACTGAATAAATGCTAAGCATACGTCCTGACTCCTGAAAAAACATACTTTTCACTGGCGTATCAATTACACTAGATggtgaagacattgtcaaaatccTCGACTTGTAATTTGAGTCGATCCCCTGAAAGCCTTtataaactatttgaaaatagtTTTCAATGTATTAACGGAGAAGGAAATACCCATCCTATTTCATACTTTTGACTAAAACTTTCTTGATTGGCAATTCTCTCCACAGTCTTACTCTCCTTTGTTTTTCTAAAAACAGAAGACTGCCTGTCTAAGCGTTCTTCATTTTTCACAGGTTCTTTTCTGTCCCATTAGTTTTCATAGGTCTCTGAACTTGCTTAACAGGTGAAAAAGTTACAGTACGCCTCTTTTACTCGTTTATTCCACCCTGCCGTTAATTTCTATAGCTGCTGCTAGGAATTTCTAAATAATCCTGCCATTAGACACTTTTCATCTTTGTAATATTGGTGATTTAATGCTTTAGTTGTGATTTGAACAGCCTTTGTGATTCTGCTGCCTTATTAGTTTGGGTTTGGCTTTTTTTCTGGATGATGATACTCTAGCTTTCTTTATGACCCTCGTCTGGTCCGTTGACATTGCATTTATATCTGACAAGCTTCTTATTTCCACTTTTAGGTTTTCATCTGAAGAAGTTTCTGCTCAGAATCAAGTGAAGGCATCTGTGCAACGAAAAATTCGGCAAAGCGTTGCAGATGAGGTTCGGAATGATTCTGGCTTTTTTAACCTATTGAATGGCAACAGTTGCTTctggatttaattaaaatattcaaGTGCTGTacctattcttttttttttccagtaCCCAGGGCTGGAACCTGTGTTGGATGATTTGCTGCCAAAAAAGTCTCCGCTGATTGTTGCAAAATGGTTTTTTTCTTTCTGAAAATTCCTATAGCTTGAAACTCCATAATTATATTCTACAGTCTTTAATTCTGTTTCTGATGTTACAATAtctccatttttcttttgtGAAGTCAAAATCATCTGAATTTGGTCCTGGTAAACAATGTGCCTCTATTTTTCAACATTCGTGATGGACCATATATGCCAACTCTAAGACTTCTTCATCAGTGTAAGCAATTGTTTTTCGCATTGTAACATACTTGAGTTACAGTATAAACACATTAATCTGGCTGCTGCAAAAGTGGCTTCTGACCTATGAGATAGTTAAAGGGAGACCTAAATTGATTTGACGTATGTAGCTACAGCACATTTTGACAATATTAATTACAGTGGATATTTTAGGatgattatatattttaaggAAGTGACACTGTTCTGTAGAAGATTTAAAGAAACCAATGAAACAAATTGTCACAGATATAGATGAACTGTACTGGGAGGAAATAATCAAAGAAAAGAGAAAGAAGAAGAGACATCAGCTTCATGAAATTCAAGTCATCGTGTGGGATCCAAAGTAAAGAAGCTCTTTTCTATCTAAATTGAATTCTTGGCCCGTATTGAaggatgttaaaaaaaatttagtgaaATATTGGCGCTTCCTATGTATCTCCTGATTGGGCTATTAATTCACCTTCAATTTTAGTGTAACCCCACAACGACGATGGAAAAAACTAAACATTAGCCCAAATCTTGAAGATTCGGGGAGTTAGAAAATAGATCTCTTGACTTGTTTTAAAGTTAATCGAAATGATATTGAGGGCGGAGTTGAATGATAGAGGTTGTGTTTTTCtaaaattgaaaatcagacATTTTCTTTGTGTTTCTCTTGTAATCTTGTTCCTTTTACGGTCTGCTTCAAGTGTAAGTTTATGAGAAGTGTTGTAAAGAACAATTAAGTTATCAGTATTTACGCATTGCTATTGCTGAATGAATCtaaaagataaaataatttgttATTTTGGTTGGAAAATAATCCAAGGCTGAAAAGGTTCAGAAAGTATTTGTTGTCGATCAGTGCATACCCTTTTGATGCAAGTATAACGTGCATATAATAGTGTTTCTGCATCTTTACTCTGAAGAAATATGGGAAATTTAAGGGGATTTCGACAGAAAGCTCCTTGCATGCATAAATCCAATTTTTTTcacttttcaaaatatttacaCTTGAAACTCACATGGGAGGTTGGTTTTATTGAGATCTTATATAGGAGACTTTTGAGATATCCAATGATGGGATAGTAAGATTTTGTTGGGAATTGTAAGATTCATGATGTCATGGTTTAAAATCTGAATCGTAAAAGCATACAAGAATTGTAAAATTCAGCTTGTATGGTTCAATAAAAGTAGAGAAGTTAAGAATAAGTTTAACTAAATGTTGGAAACGTCTTGtcatttcaaatctgaaattgaGCCATAGAAAGTTTAAAGGAATAACACGCCAACCCAATCTTTTTACAATTCATCATTCCGAAACTAATGAAATGATGGATGCCTTAACATTATTGTGCTTTGTTGTAGTAGAGTTTGCACAGTTAATTTTGTGTTCCCTCACATTTTCTTGGAGTATATTACTTGTATATATTCTCGCTTCCTCACTGTTGCCTCTACTCTCTAGCAGCAAATTTTGAATGTGTTAAAACTAGCCAAATAcaattttactgctttaataggATTCCAGTTGAACCTAAGATGAAAATCTTACTTTTTCGAAACTTATTCACTGATCTTTGTTGTGTTATCACAAGAAATCAGATGTGATATCACGTCTAGTACCAAATTGTTTATTACTTCTAGAAAGATGCCCTATTGtctaaaatagtttaaaatatcATGCCAATCAATTGGTAAGAAAATATCATGTACTTTTTTTATGGAAGGGTGGTTTATACCAAGATACCTCTTTCTCAGGTGAACATAACAGCATAGTTGTCACATACACCATGGACTTTTCCTTTCACCTAATCTGCTTATTGGTTTACTAGAGTAagataaagtttataaaaagaAAATCCTTGATGAAACTGTGAGGGAGAGCTGCAAATTTCgtttttcatgcaattcatTGTACAAAATTATTTAGTGTGTCAACTAGATACATGATTTTGAGTAAGTTGCTTGTAATGATTTTTGAGTCAGTTCAGCTTTCATATTTGATTAACTGCACGTGTTTTTTCAGACCCAGATATAATGAAGAAGTTGCAAGTTGATAGGGGAGCAATAAAATTTGTACTTTCTGGTGCGAATATAATGTGTCCGGGGCTTACTTCTCCTGGGGGTGCCTTGGATGATAAAGTTGATGCTGAAACTCCGGTGGTTAGTcttaacattgaaaaatatcatgtcattgaTTTCTTGATGTACATATGTCACACATTtagatgtgtgtgtgtgcgtgtgtgttgtgtgtggaAGCAACTAAATTTTGTCCGTAGCTGCTTGTTGCGTGGATATTATAAATTGTTTTTCACATGCCATAGTGAGGATTACTCCATTCACGTTTGAAGTAACAACaatcattattttattaatgatGGCAATTAGGCTATAATGGCAGAAGGGAAACAACATGCTCTTGCTATTGGATTCACTAAAATGTCAGCCAGAGATATGTAAGTTGATTTTGTCTTGAATGTGCTAAAAAAGAAGTTTCTGGTTTACGTATTTTGTGGAAGTTAATTTTAGATCAAATGTCTTACTATTTGTTTACATGTTTTGccataaaatatgttaaaagtgttttatgttttacaCTTTTACTTATTTTGTGGAAGCATTTTTTTTTCCATCTATTGTCAACCACATACTTTCAGGAGCTGTGGACACATCATTTTTGTGAATGTGTACTTCTCTTGGGGTAACATAAGAATGTCTGCATTTAATTTCTCAGGAGCTGTGGACACACCATTTTTGTGAATGTGTACTTCTCTTGGGGTAACATAAGAATGTCTGCGTTTAATTTCCTCCTTCCCACTTACTAGGGGGTGAGCTATCCATTGTAAATGAAAATTGAGGCAGATGACTCCCTTTGGCATTTGGTATATGTTTGTTCCTCGAAGGCATGCTACACCTTTTTACTTTCGGTGTGCTTATTCCACTGGTTTAGTTTCTGTTTATGGATCTCAACCGGCATAGTTTCTGTTCTGTCTCAATACAGCTCAACTGAAGTACTGAACTCTTATCTCCCATTTCCCAATTTGTCCCACCAATTATGAATTAAAATCTGATCTATCGCATCCGCCTCTGAACCATGTTGTGTCCAAGTTTTTTACTTCACCTATTTTTCTGTCAAGCTGGAACTGAAGTGAATACTCAAAATTAAAGGTGCTGGTTATCATATGATAGCTTGAACTTACATGTTAGATACTATTTGCGAGTTAGAAAAGTGCAGAAGGCCCGTCATATGGACGGGCTGGGCCTGGGTGAGGTTACTGCTCATTCCTGCCGGGTCACTTCTGGCCCATGCATGGCGGGCCTGCAGTTCCCAGGTTCCTATGGCTCAACCTGTTTTTTAGGTGTCTTTATAAAACCTTAGcattttcatttaccaaaaaaaaaaattatttgccGTTTATTATGCACCATGGTTTTCTCTAATGCAGACGAGCAATTAACAAGGGGATTGGTGTGGATAATATGCATTATCTTAATGATGGCCTCTGGAAGGTAGTTCTCACATTGCACTACTCTTTTCTAAATGCATTCCGTGGAGCCTTTAGCTTGTTTTGCATTTATCTTATAATAGTTGCATGCTCCATTTTTTTGTGGCAAGTGTTAGAAATGAGTCTGAATAGGCCGTCTAGTACTTATCCTAACTGACCACTCTCGCAACTTTGATTTAGTTAAAGTAAATAATAATCAGTTATACTGGCGTTTTCCTGGCTTCAAATTATTTAGAATATCAGACATTTTTTCAAATTGTTTTGGAAAGATTTAGAGAGTGAAGTAGGTGTGAAAAAGATTTGGAAGCTGATACAATATTTGTTTACTTGGAAACGAGttcaattttttgaaattaagatgaTCGGAAACTTGAAACTTCATTTAAAAAAGTGTCtgtatttattgattattttcaaACAACGAGACAAAGTGAgttaaaatttggaaaaaatctCATTCTACTAGTACAATCTTAAATCCACTATGATTGACCTCTGTATTATTCTTGTCACCACTTTGTCTAATAATGTAGACAGTGTTTTCCACTGACAATATAATGTGGGTCTCTGCATGGACTTTTGCTTTCGAAATTGCGATGAAAAATGTCAAGAGTGATGCTCATTAAAGAGTTAGGTTGTTAGAAATTGCAAAGTTGTGAATGTAAATTGAATTTTGTGTGTATGTTCATGCTGAAATATcagtttatgaaattttatgggaAAAGACGAGTTTGCAGTGTATGTTTATGCTGAAATAGCAGTTTATGAAATTTTCTGTGAAAGGACGAGTTTGCATTGTATGTTTTATGGATATGTTAGTGAGCACATGAGAATAGAGGCAAGTGTAATTGTGACAAGTCCATGTTttttagttttcttgaatatgaAACTTATAACTTCTAAGCAAATGTATAATGTTGTACGTTTAtgtttagatatttgttgatagCAATAATTTCCCAATCGTGTGATTGTCGACTATAGCTTTTGACATGACCGTGATCCAAAATAATGCTTCagcgtgtgtgtatatatatatatatgtgcacGTATGTTACTCTGAAGCCTGAAGTGCATGTTTCTACCTTTGAGGCACGATGACATCTTTCTCCTGGAGTGAAATATTCTTGGTTTTCTCATTTTACAGATGGAACGCCTGGATTGAGTTTTGCCAAGTTAAGGATGCTGCATCAGGGATGACTGACGAGAAAAATTGAAGGCTATAAATTCCTATTATATCAGACTTACaagttttttcttcttcttgtaatttgttttgttttttgacGAAAATCGGAGACGTTGATTTTCATAGCTGGCAGCTCAAAACCTTGTTTTTCCCAGGTATTGGACTATAAGTTATGCTGAAAATGCTCTATCGTTTCTTGTGcatctaaatttttttagggTCATAGTTaatctatttatttttgttattttaacatACACAACTTGTATACAATGCCCACTTCTATTTAAGAATGCAGTGTACATTTATATTAACGATTTTTCATGTAC
The sequence above is a segment of the Primulina tabacum isolate GXHZ01 chromosome 6, ASM2559414v2, whole genome shotgun sequence genome. Coding sequences within it:
- the LOC142549362 gene encoding uncharacterized protein LOC142549362 encodes the protein MFKKFSSEEVSAQNQVKASVQRKIRQSVADEYPGLEPVLDDLLPKKSPLIVAKCQNHLNLVLVNNVPLFFNIRDGPYMPTLRLLHQYPDIMKKLQVDRGAIKFVLSGANIMCPGLTSPGGALDDKVDAETPVAIMAEGKQHALAIGFTKMSARDIRAINKGIGVDNMHYLNDGLWKMERLD
- the LOC142550244 gene encoding uncharacterized protein LOC142550244 yields the protein MADQNMVYLSRKLCRDAIFRCKLTLESRYKEVSEKIVHYLNNDERALFLEQSPFGNLVGYHRDINISSQIMWYLVSNQIVDTGSYEFWMVVRKRPVRFSLLEYCLITGLDCGTEPVDVPEGGVFGSRHFGGKSEIVLSELDAKMSVQLQNETGVDVEKLKMTSLYFCCFVFGEGTRKKTNKIDPKYLRLIDDLDRFNSYPWGRVAFRDAVRCLKKGLLGRYNYLTEAQGRKEVDGSFLVGGFVLPLQIIAYEYYPSVAQKFARKRDVDGLMLPRMFQWVTNTWPSNRAPTDVDVTAAFGDSAIDDCLGCLTPTPEELVSTYYTTGDFVDSAPDAVTTRVLELWRQGQTVICSEHPLESPSVQHILSAHSPPSVQHTPPAHASPDVSGTRPGDLNRSSSSTSSPMRTGPRVYFGLNPSRRPSPLEHRFERRLTELEDSATSMHVKMSAEFIETRASIRSINQALVDLKSSFNLGLDELRLSLTEQIRAGFAEMRSNMPVQQDRDYSIAYTRGRKRKASEADFGLDDNLAKEIDSISQTLHIFEPNLPVIIEESSEDIQVTPDSRKSGGEATTSRGVADNMGKEIGSSSQTQQIFEPNLQGILEESAGDIQVTPDARMPGGEATTSRDDGVRPLAETVTLKVNNSLARVRASMLDRSPSRIRVFTPNMRSLSTDPWRSQTRVSLSL